The DNA window ATTATTTgcaatctttatttaaaataaaaccaagatCGATCTctctagtaccctgtttcccccaaaataagacctaatctgaaaataagccctagtatgatttttcaggatgctcgtaatataagccctaccccaaaaataagccctggttaagtgaaagtccaccctccaccattggtAGCAatgagaagatgacatgactgcctttgaataaatgtagatggttgtacatgagaaaaataaaacgtcccctgaaaataagccctaatgcgtttttggagcaaaaattaatataagaccctgtcttatttttggggaaacagggtagttgagTTGCAGCAGGCTGAAACATGTCGCAGAATAAGTAGTTTCTGCAACAAACTCAAGGCTTGTAGACTTTTGTGTAAATTGAATATTGTTAATAGTGATAAATGTATAATAAATGGTAAGGAATTATTGcttttagaaaataataaaaatgagacTGTGGCCTTGCTCtcaaatctaatatatttatttttgtccaTTAGTAGAAAATTGTGCCTCTGTTTACatttactttgaaataaataccaCACAGTTCAAACTTGTTAAATGTGTGTGGGATTGATTGTATTGCTAAATAATAGTTTcattgggcaaaatcttgttggtgTAAAATTATGCCACCATAACCTAGATTGTACACTGgaaacttttaatttaatttaatttaatttatttatttattcgatttttaccccacccctctagacaacgtctacttggggcggcaaACTGAAAGCCTCTTATTCTGCCCCCTCAGGATCCAAGGCTTTCTAGATCTTCTTTTTGCCCTGAGAATGTTTTGGGGAGCATTGGAAGGGCGGGGAAGACTTCAGTAGTCAAATTGCTGCAAGCAGTGCTGTTCCCAGCAGCTGTGAAAGTgtgccaattttttttcattcaaggTTTCCCAACATCCCCCCAAAAGGTTCCCCATGGGAATTTGAAAGTGGAGAGAGTAGTACATTttcaattagtttaaattaaGTATTTCCAGTCTCCGATCTGGGTTACACTGATGTAAATTTAAGCAACTGCATTTTGCCTATTcagttgctttgctttttgaggAATTAAAAGTATTTGCTCCGCTTGTACTTAGTAATATCCTAGGCTACAGATACTTTTACTTTGCTTCTAATAGTAATTGCACACAATTTTtatgtttggttttgtttggtttttttttagctTGGCACCATACCGAGGATGGTTCCCTGTCATATCCAGCCTTTGTTGTTCCAACTTTGTCTATTTCTATACATTTAACAGCTTAAAAGCTGTTTGGGTCAAAGGGCATAATTCAACTACAGGAAAAGACTTGATTCTTGGTATGGTTGCAGGTAATGGAACATAACCTAGTGTGCTATCAGTCTCTTAAAATTGTGAGGGATTTAATCTACTGATGAATGTATTTTAATATCATGAAGTCTGGGTATTTTGAACTTGGAAATGTTTGAGcactttcttcagttttttcccttttgttttctaAATTTGATGTATACATTTGCCTTGTTCAACTTAactttttctttcatcttcttccttttcaaaatctttGCTTGATTGTTAACAAAGAAAACCTTTGTTTTTCTAATTTAAGGTCTTTCAATTGAGTAGCTAGCTATACTAACACAACAGTGTTTTGAACATGAAATTGATAGACCTTTACCATATGATGCAGTCTGTTTGGCATTTCAGATATCTGGGAAATATGATATTCTTTATAATGTGAAATACCTGTTATCTTTCCTAATCTATAATTCTCCATTACTGTTATCCTGCAGACAAATATTGTGCCTTTATATTGCATACCATGATTTCTGTTACTTACGCTGCTTTATCATAatacacattttgttttgtgGTGTGTTTTATTAAAGTAAAGTAAGAGTAAGTGAATATGCAGGCAAAATTaagcacaaaacaaaactcttGAAGTGTCAATGTTATATAATAGTTTAGCATAGGTAaaattaaaggttccccttgacaatttttgtccagtcgtgtttgactctagggggcggtgctcatccccgtttctaagccatagagccagcgtttgtctgaagacaatcttccgtggtcacatggccagtgtgacttagacacggaacgctgttaccttcccaccaacgtggtccctatttatctactcgcatttgcatgctttcgaaccgctaggttggcgggagctgggacaagcgacgggagctcactcgatcttacagctgaagatctacagactttacagcacagaggcttctgcggtttaacccacagcgccaccacgtccctattaatAGTTTAGCATACTGTTTCCTAAACTTGGGGAGCCTGGAGACATTCTTGAGGAATGTATGTGGACTAAAAGTTAAGGAAAGGGGTGTATGAATGATGGGGATGCAAAGAGGTCTCTGGAGAATTGTAATTGGAAGTGATTTGTAGGAAGACCCAGCTCTTCAAAACAAAAGGATCAAGTAACTGGAGCAGAAGTATGAATACAAGTCTCGGGTGGGGGGGGCTCAGCAGGCGATGGCCCAGCTTCACACTGCTctgctgcttgcttgcttgcttgcttgctgtgtTCCTGCAACCCTATTCTCACTGAGGGCTCCTTCTATTATTTTGCAAGAGTCCTTTCTTAACAGCAAGTAACATAAAAAGagtggaggaagagggagagttCTGTGGTGCCACTGGCAGTGAAAATCAGCAAACTATGTACAAATAAAGGGGGATGTGAATAGAAATGGTGTCAGCAGGCAACAgcttttgcaaagaaagagaagaagggatGTATGCAGGCTTCTGTGGGGATGAAGTCAGGGTGACATGTGCAAGAAGGTAGGAGGAGGATGGGTGAGAGTGCATACCTGGCCATTCCTACTGAGCGTCACCCCTGTCTGTGTCTAAACTCCTTCATGACCATTGGTGGTTCTTTTTCATCTGAAAATCTGGCTCTTTCTGCAAGTCAGTTTTTCACTATCTTTTCTTGAAAGTGGGTTTTTGATGCTTAATAAATTACTCAGATTCATTAGCTAGGCCAGTGTTAGAAATTGGGAGTGGTGAAAGATGCAGGTTGAAGTGTACATGTCAATGACGAGCACACATTCAGGTTAAGTCTAATGGATTTCAGAAAGtcttcctttctgctttttctctttctgctttctccaagtcctccatttaATTGCCCAAACATTCCCTGTTTATTTGATGCCACATTGtttgtcatcatcatcaggattttcatgacatttttcttttggttAGGTAACTTTTCATCAGTGTGGGCAGagttaaggattttttaaaaagaggttaattctttcattcattcattcatccatccatccattcattcattcattttatatactGCCTCACAGTGCAgtacactctgggcagtttacagcaaagcataaaacaaaataaatactaaacaatacagtggggtctcgacttacgaacgacccgacttgcgaacgattcgagttacgaacctgccctatagggaaagtaaggactcgacatgtgaacttccctcgagttacgaacagggaaaaaagtcccccctccctccccttagaggcttctggaggggggaaaagggtcagaaacttaaaaataaatactgtactgttaaataaagtcacttaccaggccttggtagcccccaaaccacaggaaaaagagcaggaaagagctaaaagccgacacccagaaagagcctggcagcctttagtgctgcctttagtgttccctgccttccctgaacctaaggggaaaaaagaaagaaaatatccccctctagtggcagaaggcagaatagcagcttcccattagtttctatggacagaaaagagcagctacggattaaatggttttcaatgcattcctatgggaaatgcagattcgacttaagaacttttcgacttgagaaccaccttccaatacgggttaagttcttaagtcgagaccccactgtatacaaatcAGCAAACAAACCAATCAATAAAACCACTGACTAGCTAccctatttttaaataaataaacaatattgcattttttcctcttttctaaaAACAGTAGTAGGGTTTGCTGTTAGCATCTAGTCAACCAGGTTGCAACCATTTCACAAGATCTGCTTTATTCCACCCACCTAATTAAAAACTATGTTTATAAGTAAGTCAGGTAAGCAGCAGAAATCCTGATTAAAAGAACAGATGAGATTGCTGGTCATGTATGTGAAGGAGCTATTATTGTGGGAGGAGTGCAGTAAGGCTTTAATCAGGAATATAAAGCAAAGTAATAGATCTGACCAGATAAGCAGTATCAGGACTGAAACAGAAATAGACTTGGCCAGGTGGCACCGTTGGAGAGGGTTGATCCTTAGATGTAGGAGAAGTCTTccttttaaaactgccttttttgtttatttattttgagaaagAATATACGTACATTAAATCATGTCCCTGCATGATTTCCAAGGTCTACCTATAGCATTTGCAAAGCGAGGCTAGTATAAACATTTAGCAAGATATAAACTTTAAACATCTAACTGTTTTCATCCCCACCTGCTAGTACTGAATTTTACTTACATATAAAGATAAGCATGTTTTGGGTCATGCTTGTGTATGAAATGGAGGTTTTGTCTCCCGTTAAACCCAGCACAGAATTGCGAATGGTTTTGCTGCTCATTCAACTAGCACTTTTTACTCTGCACCATGCAAAGTAATTTTTTCATATGTGATTGCTTGTTTCTGCTGAAGTTTATAGAGTACTAGCTCTCTTACCCTCTTCCCTGACTTCTCCCATGAATAAAGGTTGCAAATGAGGGTTGTCTGCTTCTCTAGATTGCAGAAATGATCTGCAAGCATTTAAACTCGGACTCCTTTCTCGCTGATGATATGTTCAGTACACTTTCTGGAACTTTCCCACCTTCGGAAAGTCCCTACTTGCCTGAAAACAAATCTGCTAACTTCTTGGTGTCAGGCAGGTGGCTTTGTGTACGGCTGTatctgaaaccacattttgaagatggcttctAAGAGGACAGTTTTTAATATGCAGTGGATTTCAAACTTCTGGAGACAAATGCAAAAGTTATTGTAAAATGTGCTACTAAACCTTTGgactaaatcaggggtctcaaacatgcggcctgagggccatttgcggccccccagatgatagtttgtggccctcgccttgcttgcccccccaaagcgcccacacatcctctgctgtcaagagtaaaaaaaaagccttgcctcgctcgccggctctctcccaagacagcacctcttgcaccctccatccagaactgcagcctgccagccagcccgcctgtctgtcggctaagtaaactcctgggtggcttccttgggctcttgctccgcttggcggaaaatctgatgcggcccagcctcacccagactctgtctctagcggcccccaggtaaatagagtttaaaacccctggacTAAATAATCTGGGAATTAGTGCTGTGGAGTCTCATACACAAGGACTATTACATCAGAAGAACCTGAAAACTAAATCAAGTCAACAGTCCATTGCAATATGTTTGGGTTTTGCAACTGGTGATGAAGAACATGTCATTTAACTATTGCAACAGCATCCATGAGTTATTTAAGCAAATGTTCTCAGATAGCCAGATAGCTCAACAGTTTCATcttgaaaaaacaaaagcaatgtatgTTGTTGCTTTTGGCTTGCTACCATATTTCTCTGATCTTTTACTGAAACAGCTGAAACAATCCGAAACATTTGTTACTTGTTTTAATGAAGCTTTGAATAAGGTGGTTCAAAAAGGACAGATGGATTTAGTGATTCGTTTTTGGGATGATTACTGTCATAAAGTTTCTACACGGTATCTAACCAGTGTTTTTCTTCAAACTGCTACTGCTGAAGACCTTCAGAAGGTTCAAGAAGGCATGTCTTCTTTATCAGTtgcaaaattattacaagtatCTATAGATGGGCCAAATTTAAATAGCCTTTTTCTGAGAAAActaaaagaacaaattaaaacccACCTTGACTGTAAGGGAGAAGGAAAATGATTGACTTTGGAACTTGTACTCATGTTGTACATGGGTCTTTTAAAACATGATTGCAAGCAGTAAAATGGAACCTGAATTCAGTCTTGTGCAACATGtattatctgttaaatattccCCAGCTAGTAAGGCATCATACACTGGTATGACTGGAAGGacactgtgtgtttagtcgtttagtcgtgtccgactcttggtgaccccatggaccagagcacaccaggccctcctatcttccactgcctccaattcatgttggttgcttcgcagacactgtccagccatctcatcctcggtcgtccccttctcctcttgccgtcacaccttcctaacatcaaggttttttccaaggacccttttcttctcatgagatggccaaagtactggagcctcagcttcaggatctgtccttccagtgagcagggCACTATTTCCCCTTAAGTTTTTTTTGCTCCACTAGGTGAATGAAAAATGTTAAGTGTCTTGATAGAGCTATGGCTATTTTGACAACATCAAGAAGTATGTGGAAGAAGCAAAACTGCTACAGTAAACTTGAAATTTGTATAAAAATTACAATGCAAGATCCACTCATTTGAAGTGCAAAATGGTTTTCATGAAAACAATTGCTGGAGATTGTGAGCCATTTCTACAAAGGTTTCAAAACCAAAAAACATTGACAACTTTGTAAGCTAATCGAGAAGCTAATGAGTTGTTGCATAAAATCAGAAAAGCTGCAAAATGTGTCATGAAATGGTCTGAGAACTTGCTTGACAGAAGCAAGGTTGTCACTGGCTTTGCAGCAAAGAAGCTGATGAAAGAAACTAAACAGAGTGAACGTCAATTGGCTGAGTTTTGCCTGGAGTTCTGAAAGATGGTAGTAGCTGTTGTTGAAAAGCTGATTGAGAGAAGCCCTTTGAGTTCAGGATAGTGTGTGGCCTATCAGCATTAGATCCTGCTATCATTTTATACAAGCCAAATCTTGGAATCACCAGAATAGGGGCTGTTCTTGAAGCTCTACATGCAGCAAATCTGATCAATGACACACCATAAGCAAcaagaagaaattcagaagaaagaagaaaagaagaaacttgaGGGACAAATTAAACATCTTGAAATGCtgaaaaaagacagagaagaagccaaaatggaagaggaaacaattgatAAGAAACTAAaagagttaaaaaataaaaagtgtagAAGTGATAGTTTTATATCTTAAATCTTTATTCTGTAAAAGATTACTTGTATTCTAATTTCTAAGTTGATTATTACTATGATTTCAAAACTATAAGTTTTGTAATGTGGCTTCAGAGAAACAATTTTAGAAAGAATGTTTATATAATTTTAGTGtacctttaaaataataacaatgttaTGTCATTTGTTAAGCATTCAGAATTTACTTGAATTGAAGTTTGTATCTTGGTGTAATTTTTGGAGTAATTtgcaaaacagatgttgctgCAGTTAATGTTGAAAGAAGCTGATATCAAATCTGTTATTTTGACAGATATTTTTGCAGTTGAGACGTGTAGTTGTAGAGTGGAACATTTCATTAAGACTTTCATTAATGCAACATGAcctattcatttttaatttgtggTTATAATTGAATGGTCTCTCTCCCTTCCTACCTACCTAATTTGTTGCCATTTTCATCATTGAAATCTAGGATTTCCCAATTTACATTCCTAGAATGCAGCATCATGTCTCAAATTaaacttgttttgcttttttgatcTTAATTTTATGAAATTTAGTGACAAGAAAAATGGATTGTGCTTATTTTTAGTTTAATGTAATTATAATCAATTTTGTCTTAATCTTTAAttataaaatatgcatttaaaatctGAGGATTTAAATTAATGATAAAGGAAAGGTGAAAGTGTGAGAATCTCAGAAAAATCAATAGAAGGGTATAATGGCAAAATGTTTGAGATCCTGTGGTTTAGCCTTTTGGATTTTCACAAGGAAGTACATGACTGCCTCAAGCTAACGAAAGTATTTGTGAGAACTAAGGTGTGTATTTGTTATAAGAAGCAAACTTGCTTTTCCTGCTCATCTTACCTGACAGTCTTCAGACTTTTCATCATCACATGGCATCCTGCCAGTTTACTGTCCTGCAGAAAACTAGAACAGTCCAAGGTGTCCCCACCCTTTCAGTCATAGTTTCCAAATGCCTCACTCTACATAGCATGATTTTCAGAATCCTGTTACTAGAACAGGGGTAAGAAAAGTGCAACTCTCCAAATCTTCAACTTCTAGTATTCCTTAATGGCtgtacagtgggcccttgactcaatgaacttaatccgttccggaagtccTTTCGTAAcccgaaaagttcgtaagtcaaaaccaattttccaataggaatgcattgaaaaccatttaatctgttccagctgtttttggttcttaagtcgaggggcGGTTCGCAACTTGATTAattagttcccataagaactaatgcaaagctgcttaatccgttcctaccactaggggcagaatttttcttttttccctttttttttttgtaactcgattctgcgttcgcaagtagggtctatagtttcctatgagatCGAGTTCGTAACCCGAAACGTTTGCAACTAGgtctgttcgtaagtcgagggcccactgtactagCTGAAGTTGAAGATTTGCTGTTTAGCAACATATGGAGGACTGCACTTTGCCCTTCCCTGGTctagaacatacagtatttactcactcactctctctctctctctctctctctctctctctctctctctctctctctctctctctctctctctctctctgtgtgtgtgtgtgtgtgtgtgtgtgtgtgtgtgagagagagagagagagagagagagagaccccataCAGTGTTaactttactctctctctctctctctctctctctctgtgtgtgtgtgtgtagtggtggtggggaatataTCCCTGTGTTAACCTTTGTTATTCTGTATACTGAAAGATTAATTCTACCTTTTTATCTTGTTAGGCCCTTATTTACCTTGTTGTTTGTATTTGTCTCAGGTATAGTGAATGTGTTGTTGACTACTCCACTCTGGGTAGTGAACACTCGTCTGAAGCTTCAGGGGGCAAAATTTAGAAATGAAGACATTATACCAACCAATTACAAAGGCATTGTGGGTAGGCATTTGTTTTCATCATTCCTCTTAGCATATTTCATGTTGGTATTAGACTTTGTGTGCTAAAGCCTCATATTTACAGTTATAAAAAAATACAGACAGTGTCTTCATTTGCTGTTATGCGTTTCAAAGCAATATATTTTTCTACCCATTCTAAAATCACAGACAAAGTGGAGTATCAAATAAAGATAAGGATTTGTATGTTATAAATTGAGATTAGCCTGGATATGCCATAAAGATGAGTCATTTATATTATTCAGCCATCACTCTTAACTTTCCCCACTTATAATTCAAACAGATTGTTCCTGTTGAAAATTGATCAGTAATTTATCACCTATTAATCATGCTAAAAAGCAAGAGCAGAATTGCTCAAGGTAAAAGCACAAAGTAGGTGGCTAATTAGTAGCATGAACAGCATGGTTCTACCTGACAGccacaaaatggcttctttcAGAATATGATTTGGAAGTTTTTTCAGATTAGCCCTACTGTTTTAAATTCTTCCTTAAGTAGTATCCCacgtgaaatgaaaataagaagtggAATTgtaaagtctaatgattttagATATGTATGTAATTCATACTTGGAGCATGTTTTTTAAGGGAAAGGCTATGTGCCAGCAAaggaatcaatgtatttttggagaggtaCAGATTGAAAAGGGATATAAATTGATACTTCTGACCACCCAGTCCCAAGGGTAGCAAAAACACAAAGCTACTTAAAATTGAGTTCACATGATGAatcaattgtgtgtgttttttgaaaaaagtttttaaatttaaactggaCTTCTAAAGATTTAAGGAAACATTCCAATTCCAAGTGTTAAAAATAATCTGATTAAAAATCAGATAAGAATTTAATGAAAACATCTTACAGTTAGAGAACCTTGAAGCTACTAACTTATGGGAAAACTTGGAAATCGGAGCATTTCAGTTCTTTATTGTGGTATTTAGACATGTGTAAAACCAGGTCTGGTTTCTTTGACTCTCAAATTCTGTGTGAGTGCTCTAGACATTACATCTTTGAGTAGGCCTATACCAGGTGGAATGATAATGCCACGACAAACAGATttgggtccccaacccccggtccatggacCAATCCTGGTCCATAGCCTTgccaggactgggccgcagagataGATCTCCTgcccctgggcatgcacattCACGCCCCTCGTATGGATGCACGTCCCCTCCCACGCATGGTACACACACAGCCCCCTCCCACGCATGCATGGATGCACACACAGCCCCTCTCACACACGCATGGATGCACACAAGGTTCAATGCATGCacgacccccccacacacacatacacacacacggcCCCTCCCACACACGCACGGATGCATACACAGCCCCTGCTACACATGCACTGATGCACACACAGTCTATCCCACACACACATGGATGCACACACCGCCCCGCCTCCACCTGCACGCTAAAACAACAATGGAGGCAAAAATGAATGAGTGTGCAAAATGATAGGTCACCAAGGTAAGCATTCTATTATTCCATTCAGTCCTCTGCTCATAATGCTTGCACTCAGGTAAAAGGGGATTAATAAAGCAATTTTCACTAGTTCCTCCTTCCCCTTGCAGCTCCTTTGAAAATCTGCTTGGAGAACCTATACTAACTAATCACAGTTACTAGATTCACAAAAATGTGGTTGgttaaaagaatatttgtataaatTTAACTTCTTTCAAGAGTATGAGAGAGTCTCCTGGATAAGCCACATTCCTAGATCCACAGCctttatgaaaaagaaacaaagcagcagcagcaagtttTTGGCCCCTGAAGGTCCCAAGATAGGAAGCAAAGATGCAAACAGTGTCCTGCCCATTGATTTTGTGAGAAAATAGACAGCCTTTGCCTTTTAGTTTCTTTAAGCCAATGAATGAAGGCATAGCAATTACTCATAATTCCCTCTGTCATTAGAAGGaaatttctgctttatttttttttagaccTCATTTTTTTGGTCTTCTGTGATTAGATGTGATTGCTGCCACATAAATAACAATTCATAAATCCAAGATGTCTacccaaaagcaaaaaaaaagaaaaaaaaaagaaaaaaaaagctggagtTTATAATCTGTAACTGAAGAGACCATGATCTgtcttttttaaaggatttttttctcctgcatttaTAAACATTAATccactctttaaaataaaaacctcttGATTCAAATAAAGTTTTGTTGGAGTTCATGATGCCTCTCCAATGTGAAGTTTGAATTACCTCTGCATTTGTTCTGTCAAATTCCAAGGATTATCTACCATTCTGTTTAAAGCTCAAAATATCATATGACATGATTTTAagcaaaaaatattgaaaatttaTATTGCTGATCTTCATTTTCTCATCAGATGCCTTTCATCAGATAATAAGAGATGAAGGGATCCTTGCATTGTGGAATGGTACTTTTCCTTCACTGCTGTTAGTGTTCAACCCTGCCATACAATTCATGTTCTATGAAGGGCTTAAGAGGAAGATTTTGAAGTCACAACTCCAGGTGAGATTCTAGTGTCTGCAGGCAACCTCATTGATTGACCCTTATTTTCAAAAATTGGTTCCATGTAAAATATTCTTATATCCTCTTTGTTAAGCTCAgaatttgtttctgctttcagtTAATTATTTCTTTATGTTGTTACAGCTTTCTTCATTAGATGCATTTGTGATTGGAGCAGCTGCCAAAGCAATTGCCACTACACTCACTTACCCTATGCAGACAGTACAATCAATTTTACGGGTGGGTAACTATTGTATCAAATCACATTCACTTATtgtctttaaaaaatagaattgcCTTTCACCAATATTTTACCACTCAGAATGACTGGCATGTGTTTCATCTCATGGTACTTCATTTGCTGCTGTTGCAGAAGGGCACAGGTTGTCTTAACCAGGTCTAGAAAAGAAAGACTGTACTTAGAAAACTTTTTCACTATCATTAAGTAATCTACATGGGCATGGTGCATTTGCCTCACCCCAGAAAAAAACCTGCTGAaatttaactacagtggtgcctcaacttgcaaaagtcctgacatacgaccattttgagttgcgaccagctccagctgcaaaattttgcttcgacttgcagccggagattCGAGTTGCAGttggaaaaaggcagagaaaaggggtgaggaattcaaatttgctaaccgttggtaggcgaagaggctgcttctttgtagctcttttgccccaacggttagagtaagtgcatcggaggaggcttcagacttcCTGGAGCTGCATGCTGCTCCTgaataagtacatttactttgttttgcagggtgggtttgggtttgggggggttatgtttctgttctgtcatggtttttctgtgtttttcccccagccccatcacgttccAGTGGGGCTGGCTGTGTGCGTGTGGgggtgtttttgtctttttttttccccagctccatcatgttctgattttttttgatACAATTTTTTCAGGCCCcgatgcattccgatggggcttgcattgttttgttgttgttgttgttgtttggcattTCCCCCCCGGCCCTgacgcgttcctatggggcttgcaatgttttttgtgtgttttggtgtgtttgttttttggccccaaCGCATTCTTATGGGGCTTGCAgtagttttttgtgtgtgtttgtgtgttttcttcttcttctggaacggattaatcgtgttccaatgcatttctgtgggaaaTGGTcgttcgacttacgaccatttcgagttacgcccatcttctggaatggattgtggtcgtaagtggaggcaccactgtagcttcctTGACAGTAGCAGGATTTCTAGCTTGCCTCCTTCCACAGATGTTACATGTTAGCATCTACTGGGGATATAGTTTGGCAATCCCATTTTCTTCTGGTTTAAGACTTTCTTTTACTTGCTGTATCCCAACTACAATAAGCATTGGGGGTTTGTATAATTCAAATGCACGTGTTTTCCTTGTATGTAACTATTACATTCAGTGTAACCCTTTTATCTGTTCTGGGTTGTATGAATAGTTCTGACAAATAACATATTA is part of the Pogona vitticeps strain Pit_001003342236 chromosome 5, PviZW2.1, whole genome shotgun sequence genome and encodes:
- the SLC25A17 gene encoding peroxisomal membrane protein PMP34 isoform X2, which translates into the protein MQPRKFEAADGIAMAGVFSYESLVHAMAGAVGSVTAMTVFFPLDTARLRLQVDEKRKSKTTHAVLLEIIKEEGLLAPYRGWFPVISSLCCSNFVYFYTFNSLKAVWVKGHNSTTGKDLILGMVAGIVNVLLTTPLWVVNTRLKLQGAKFRNEDIIPTNYKGIVDAFHQIIRDEGILALWNGTFPSLLLVFNPAIQFMFYEGLKRKILKSQLQLSSLDAFVIGAAAKAIATTLTYPMQTVQSILRFGHHRLNPENKRLGSLKNVLYLLRQRIKRFGLVGLYKGLEAKLLQTVLTAALMFLVYEKLAAATFTVMGLKRSLKK
- the SLC25A17 gene encoding peroxisomal membrane protein PMP34 isoform X3; this encodes MTVFFPLDTARLRLQVDEKRKSKTTHAVLLEIIKEEGLLAPYRGWFPVISSLCCSNFVYFYTFNSLKAVWVKGHNSTTGKDLILGMVAGIVNVLLTTPLWVVNTRLKLQGAKFRNEDIIPTNYKGIVDAFHQIIRDEGILALWNGTFPSLLLVFNPAIQFMFYEGLKRKILKSQLQLSSLDAFVIGAAAKAIATTLTYPMQTVQSILRFGHHRLNPENKRLGSLKNVLYLLRQRIKRFGLVGLYKGLEAKLLQTVLTAALMFLVYEKLAAATFTVMGLKRSLKK
- the SLC25A17 gene encoding peroxisomal membrane protein PMP34 isoform X1, whose amino-acid sequence is MQPRKFEAADGIAMAGVFSYESLVHAMAGAVGSVTAMTVFFPLDTARLRLQVDEKRKSKTTHAVLLEIIKEEGLLAPYRGWFPVISSLCCSNFVYFYTFNSLKAVWVKGHNSTTGKDLILGIVNVLLTTPLWVVNTRLKLQGAKFRNEDIIPTNYKGIVDAFHQIIRDEGILALWNGTFPSLLLVFNPAIQFMFYEGLKRKILKSQLQLSSLDAFVIGAAAKAIATTLTYPMQTVQSILRFGHHRLNPENKRLGSLKNVLYLLRQRIKRFGLVGLYKGLEAKLLQTVLTAALMFLVYEKLAAATFTVMGLKRSLKK